Proteins from a genomic interval of Rhinoraja longicauda isolate Sanriku21f chromosome 16, sRhiLon1.1, whole genome shotgun sequence:
- the ppp2r2d gene encoding serine/threonine-protein phosphatase 2A 55 kDa regulatory subunit B delta isoform isoform X1, with translation MKCFPCNFSQVFKTSTSGTNSLMSTSSFDQADIISTVEFNYSGDLLATGDKGGRVVIFQREQESKSRPHQRGEYNVYSTFQSHEPEFDYLKSLEIEEKINKIRWLPQQNAAHLLLSTNDKTIKLWKISERDKRAEGYNLKEEDGRFRDPVRITTLRVPVLKPMDLMVEASPRRVFANAHTYHINSISVNSDYETYLSADDLRINLWHLEITDRSFNIVDIKPANMEELTEVITAAECHPHQCNVFAYSSSKGTIRLCDMRAGALCDKHSKFFEEPEDPSSRSFFSEIISSISDVKFSHNGRYMMTRDYLSVKVWDVNMETRPVETYQVHEYLRSKLCSLYENDCIFDKFECCWNGSDSAIMTGSYNNFFRMFDRNTKRDITLEASRESSKPRAILKPRKVCTGGKRKKDEISVDSLDFNKKILHTAWHHKENIIAVAATNNLYIFQDKIN, from the exons ATGAAATGCTTTCCTTGCAATTTCTCTCAAGTGTTTAAGACTTCTACCTCTGGTACTAATTCACTGATGTCAACATCATCATTTGATCAAG CGGATATAATTTCAACTGTTGAATTCAACTATTCTGGAGATCTACTGGCGACTGGCGATAAAGGCGGAAGAGTTGTTATATTTCAACGGGAGCAAGAG AGTAAAAGCAGACCCCACCAGAGAGGCGAATACAATGTTTACAGTACATTTCAGAGTCATGAACCAGAATTTGATTATTTGAAAAGTCTAGAAATTGAGGAAAAAATTAATAAAATCAGATGGTTACCCCAACAGAATGCTGCTCATTTATTACTGTCTACAAATG ATAAAACTATTAAATTGTGGAAGATAAGTGAAAGAGACAAACGAGCAGAAGGCTATAATTTGAAGGAAGAAGATGGAAGATTTAGGGATCCTGTCAGAATTACTACTCTGCGG GTACCAGTACTGAAACCTATGGACTTGATGGTAGAAGCAAGTCCCCGAAGAGTATTTGCAAATGCGCACACATATCACATTAACTCAATTTCAGTAAATAGTGACTATGAAACCTACCTTTCAGCAGATGATCTTAGAATTAACTTGTGGCATTTAGAAATTACAGATAGAAGTTTTA ACATTGTAGATATTAAACCTGCCAACATGGAAGAGCTGACAGAAGTTATTACAGCAGCAGAATGTCATCCTCATCAGTGCAATGTATTTGCCTATAGTAGTAGTAAAGGAACAATAAGACTCTGTGATATGCGTGCTGGTGCCCTGTGTGACAAGCATTCAAAAT TTTTTGAAGAACCGGAAGATCCAAGCAGTAGATCATTTTTCTCTGAAATCATCTCTTCAATTTCTGATGTGAAGTTCAGCCATAATGGGCGGTACATGATGACAAGAGACTATTTATCTGTCAAGGTGTGGGATGTTAATATGGAAACTAGACCAGTGGAAACGTACCAG GTTCACGAATATTTGCGGAGCAAGTTATGTTCTTTGTACGAGAATGACTGCATCTTTGACAAGTTTGAGTGTTGTTGGAATGGTTCAGACAG TGCTATTATGACCGGCTCCTACAACAACTTCTTCCGAATGTTTGACAGAAATACCAAACGTGACATCACACTCGAGGCATCTCGGGAAAGCAGTAAACCGCGTGCCATCTTGAAGCCACGTAAGGTTTGCACAGGtggaaaaaggaagaaagatgaaATTAGTGTTGATAGTCTGGACTTCAACAAGAAGATTCTGCATACAGCTTGGCATCATAAAGAGAACATCATAGCTGTTGCTGCAACTAATAATTTGTATATATTCCaggacaaaataaattaa
- the ppp2r2d gene encoding serine/threonine-protein phosphatase 2A 55 kDa regulatory subunit B delta isoform isoform X2, which yields MAGLGAGSNIDLQWCFSQVKGAVDEEVAEADIISTVEFNYSGDLLATGDKGGRVVIFQREQESKSRPHQRGEYNVYSTFQSHEPEFDYLKSLEIEEKINKIRWLPQQNAAHLLLSTNDKTIKLWKISERDKRAEGYNLKEEDGRFRDPVRITTLRVPVLKPMDLMVEASPRRVFANAHTYHINSISVNSDYETYLSADDLRINLWHLEITDRSFNIVDIKPANMEELTEVITAAECHPHQCNVFAYSSSKGTIRLCDMRAGALCDKHSKFFEEPEDPSSRSFFSEIISSISDVKFSHNGRYMMTRDYLSVKVWDVNMETRPVETYQVHEYLRSKLCSLYENDCIFDKFECCWNGSDSAIMTGSYNNFFRMFDRNTKRDITLEASRESSKPRAILKPRKVCTGGKRKKDEISVDSLDFNKKILHTAWHHKENIIAVAATNNLYIFQDKIN from the exons CGGATATAATTTCAACTGTTGAATTCAACTATTCTGGAGATCTACTGGCGACTGGCGATAAAGGCGGAAGAGTTGTTATATTTCAACGGGAGCAAGAG AGTAAAAGCAGACCCCACCAGAGAGGCGAATACAATGTTTACAGTACATTTCAGAGTCATGAACCAGAATTTGATTATTTGAAAAGTCTAGAAATTGAGGAAAAAATTAATAAAATCAGATGGTTACCCCAACAGAATGCTGCTCATTTATTACTGTCTACAAATG ATAAAACTATTAAATTGTGGAAGATAAGTGAAAGAGACAAACGAGCAGAAGGCTATAATTTGAAGGAAGAAGATGGAAGATTTAGGGATCCTGTCAGAATTACTACTCTGCGG GTACCAGTACTGAAACCTATGGACTTGATGGTAGAAGCAAGTCCCCGAAGAGTATTTGCAAATGCGCACACATATCACATTAACTCAATTTCAGTAAATAGTGACTATGAAACCTACCTTTCAGCAGATGATCTTAGAATTAACTTGTGGCATTTAGAAATTACAGATAGAAGTTTTA ACATTGTAGATATTAAACCTGCCAACATGGAAGAGCTGACAGAAGTTATTACAGCAGCAGAATGTCATCCTCATCAGTGCAATGTATTTGCCTATAGTAGTAGTAAAGGAACAATAAGACTCTGTGATATGCGTGCTGGTGCCCTGTGTGACAAGCATTCAAAAT TTTTTGAAGAACCGGAAGATCCAAGCAGTAGATCATTTTTCTCTGAAATCATCTCTTCAATTTCTGATGTGAAGTTCAGCCATAATGGGCGGTACATGATGACAAGAGACTATTTATCTGTCAAGGTGTGGGATGTTAATATGGAAACTAGACCAGTGGAAACGTACCAG GTTCACGAATATTTGCGGAGCAAGTTATGTTCTTTGTACGAGAATGACTGCATCTTTGACAAGTTTGAGTGTTGTTGGAATGGTTCAGACAG TGCTATTATGACCGGCTCCTACAACAACTTCTTCCGAATGTTTGACAGAAATACCAAACGTGACATCACACTCGAGGCATCTCGGGAAAGCAGTAAACCGCGTGCCATCTTGAAGCCACGTAAGGTTTGCACAGGtggaaaaaggaagaaagatgaaATTAGTGTTGATAGTCTGGACTTCAACAAGAAGATTCTGCATACAGCTTGGCATCATAAAGAGAACATCATAGCTGTTGCTGCAACTAATAATTTGTATATATTCCaggacaaaataaattaa